In Desulfobulbus oralis, one DNA window encodes the following:
- a CDS encoding M48 family metallopeptidase: MENIRIAEISIAVTRKTVKNFNLKVRIRDGTVAMSMPAAASLGEARAFAASRLDWLRRCLERARRLQAVPDLWARPLAYEDGAECWLWGRRFRLKLERMASPGFRVEPRARQIVLLLPADSAPALKQRMLEQCYARQLRIHASALLAQWSPLLGVQVTGLGIRRMQSRWGSCTPATGRIRLALELAKRRREALEYVVLHEMAHLLEPNHSPRFYAILDRHMPDWRSRRALRDRPLEDESG, translated from the coding sequence ATGGAAAATATCCGGATTGCGGAAATCAGCATTGCCGTCACGCGCAAGACGGTGAAAAATTTCAACCTGAAGGTCAGGATCAGGGACGGCACGGTCGCCATGAGCATGCCGGCGGCCGCGAGCCTGGGCGAGGCGCGGGCCTTTGCCGCAAGCAGGCTGGACTGGCTGCGCCGCTGCCTGGAACGGGCGCGCAGACTGCAGGCCGTGCCGGACCTCTGGGCCAGACCGCTTGCCTATGAAGACGGCGCGGAATGCTGGCTTTGGGGGCGGCGTTTTCGTCTGAAGCTGGAGCGCATGGCCTCGCCCGGTTTCCGGGTGGAGCCCAGGGCCCGGCAGATTGTGCTTTTGCTGCCCGCGGACAGCGCCCCGGCCCTTAAACAGCGCATGCTGGAGCAGTGCTACGCCCGGCAGCTCAGGATCCACGCTTCGGCCCTGCTTGCCCAGTGGTCGCCGCTTTTGGGCGTGCAGGTCACTGGCCTCGGCATCCGCAGGATGCAGAGCCGCTGGGGCAGTTGCACCCCCGCCACAGGCCGCATCCGCCTGGCCCTGGAACTGGCCAAGCGGCGCAGGGAGGCTCTGGAATACGTGGTGCTGCACGAAATGGCCCATTTGCTGGAACCCAATCACAGTCCCCGTTTCTACGCGATTCTCGACCGCCACATGCCGGATTGGCGGAGCAGGCGCGCCCTCAGAGACAGGCCCCTGGAGGATGAGAGCGGCTGA
- a CDS encoding PfkB family carbohydrate kinase encodes MRAHNGLFVGQCSVELVYYLPHALKPGQRMRAERQVAFAGGTATNAAIAFSAFDNVSSLVTGLGEHPLSEVARADIMDRAVALIDLDSLPHRPPSVGVVLVDLESHVYSVAYATTYARKLRSLDLGEAIFHDVEVVLLDGAYMPQALEAASMARERGIPVVLDAGVWREGMQPLLPLVDYLIASRAFRLPKCNNVGEMFAALHSFGVGHIAVTRGEKPVLAYEDGVISEIPIARVRVLDSLGAGDILHGAFCHYILERDFKNALEMASRAATLSCTALGPRAWIEQIKSP; translated from the coding sequence ATGCGTGCCCATAACGGTCTTTTTGTGGGACAGTGCAGCGTTGAACTGGTCTACTATCTTCCCCATGCCCTGAAGCCCGGCCAGCGGATGAGGGCGGAACGGCAGGTGGCCTTTGCCGGCGGCACGGCCACCAATGCGGCCATCGCCTTTTCGGCTTTCGACAATGTTTCCAGTCTGGTCACCGGGTTGGGCGAGCACCCCCTGAGCGAAGTCGCGCGTGCCGACATCATGGACCGGGCGGTGGCCTTGATCGATCTGGATTCCCTGCCCCACCGGCCGCCCTCGGTCGGCGTGGTGCTGGTGGATCTGGAGTCCCACGTCTACAGTGTGGCCTATGCCACCACCTATGCGCGCAAGCTGCGCTCCCTGGATCTGGGGGAGGCGATTTTCCACGATGTGGAGGTGGTGCTGCTGGACGGCGCCTATATGCCCCAGGCCCTGGAAGCGGCCAGTATGGCCAGGGAGCGCGGCATTCCGGTGGTGCTGGATGCCGGCGTATGGCGGGAAGGCATGCAACCGCTGCTGCCGCTTGTCGATTATCTGATTGCCTCCCGGGCCTTCCGCCTGCCCAAGTGCAACAATGTGGGCGAAATGTTTGCCGCCCTGCACAGCTTCGGCGTCGGGCATATTGCCGTGACCCGCGGGGAGAAGCCTGTTTTGGCCTATGAAGACGGCGTCATTTCGGAGATCCCGATTGCCAGGGTGCGGGTGCTGGACAGCCTGGGCGCGGGAGACATTCTGCACGGCGCCTTCTGCCACTACATCCTCGAGCGCGATTTCAAAAACGCGCTCGAGATGGCGAGCCGAGCCGCCACCCTGTCCTGCACGGCGCTCGGCCCCCGGGCCTGGATAGAGCAGATCAAATCGCCCTGA
- a CDS encoding alpha-hydroxy-acid oxidizing protein, with amino-acid sequence MSEDYRSIARERMKGHCRVCPACNGRACVGEVPGMGGLGTGSTFQNNYEALAQVTLNMTALHDVKVPDTGVTILGMNLKVPALAAPIGGVSFNMTAAVSEDDYIEAVLGGCEAAGTVGCSGDGVPPFIIDAAEKGLKSHPGIPFVKPWEGAELFEKIDRMMACKPLALGMDVDAAGLVSLREMGRPVAPMTVHELTRVIEHVHRQDCAFIVKGIMTPRDAEKAVAAGADAIVVSNHGGRILDHCPGTADVLPRIAAALRGRVPIIVDGGVRSGVDVLKMLALGADAVFIGRPVCVAAIGGGLDGVRIYFEGIRTQLAQAMLLTGVGTVGDINPELLFQG; translated from the coding sequence ATGAGCGAAGACTACAGAAGCATAGCCCGCGAACGGATGAAGGGCCATTGCCGGGTTTGCCCGGCCTGCAACGGCCGCGCCTGCGTGGGCGAGGTGCCGGGCATGGGCGGTCTGGGCACGGGCAGCACGTTCCAGAACAACTATGAGGCGCTGGCCCAGGTAACGCTGAACATGACAGCCCTGCACGACGTGAAGGTCCCGGACACGGGCGTCACGATTCTGGGCATGAACCTGAAAGTGCCGGCTCTGGCAGCCCCCATCGGCGGGGTGTCCTTCAACATGACGGCCGCAGTGAGCGAAGACGACTACATCGAGGCAGTGCTGGGCGGCTGCGAGGCTGCGGGCACGGTCGGCTGCAGCGGCGACGGCGTGCCGCCCTTTATCATCGATGCCGCGGAAAAAGGCCTGAAATCCCACCCGGGCATCCCCTTCGTCAAGCCCTGGGAAGGCGCGGAGCTGTTCGAAAAAATCGACCGCATGATGGCCTGCAAGCCGCTGGCTCTGGGCATGGATGTGGATGCCGCCGGACTGGTGAGCCTGCGCGAGATGGGCCGGCCGGTCGCGCCCATGACCGTGCATGAACTCACCCGGGTGATCGAGCACGTGCACAGGCAGGACTGCGCCTTCATCGTCAAGGGCATCATGACACCCCGGGATGCGGAAAAGGCCGTCGCAGCCGGTGCGGACGCCATTGTGGTGTCCAACCACGGCGGGCGCATTCTGGATCACTGCCCGGGCACGGCCGATGTGTTGCCGCGCATTGCAGCGGCGCTACGCGGCCGGGTGCCTATCATCGTGGACGGCGGAGTGCGCAGCGGCGTGGATGTCCTGAAGATGCTGGCTTTGGGTGCGGATGCGGTCTTCATCGGCCGGCCGGTCTGCGTGGCGGCCATTGGCGGCGGGCTGGACGGGGTCAGGATCTACTTTGAAGGCATCAGGACGCAGCTTGCCCAGGCCATGCTGCTCACCGGCGTCGGCACGGTGGGCGACATCAACCCGGAGCTGCTGTTCCAGGGCTGA
- a CDS encoding phosphopantetheine-binding protein has protein sequence MGLDYIELIVEIEKKFEISINESEIYHADTVGKLAEVVYKRLKKDAYDPCPTQKGFYILRQYLIFEYKLSRSEFKPDTKLNDIVPKRRRLKMWRSLIKTITNDPNNIELELSLWPKFIFLYFCPLLVLTLILYLLPWEASWLAILAAFTTSWIFSWLLTPLRNKIPDTCSTVKDLIPYITTRGIKVWEKDEVYEEIKNLIAEMFYINQVLITPDSHIIDDLGLA, from the coding sequence ATGGGACTCGATTATATTGAACTAATCGTAGAGATTGAGAAGAAATTCGAAATTTCCATTAATGAATCTGAGATTTATCATGCTGATACCGTAGGGAAACTTGCAGAGGTGGTCTATAAAAGATTAAAAAAGGATGCATATGACCCATGCCCTACACAAAAGGGATTTTATATCCTAAGACAGTATCTCATCTTTGAATACAAATTATCGCGAAGTGAATTTAAACCTGATACTAAATTAAATGACATAGTCCCAAAAAGGAGAAGATTGAAAATGTGGAGATCGTTGATTAAAACCATAACCAACGATCCAAATAACATTGAGCTGGAGTTGAGTCTGTGGCCAAAGTTCATTTTTCTTTACTTTTGTCCATTACTCGTGCTTACTCTCATCTTATATCTCTTGCCATGGGAAGCATCATGGCTGGCTATTCTTGCCGCATTTACAACATCATGGATTTTTTCTTGGCTTCTTACACCGTTGAGAAATAAAATTCCAGATACTTGTTCTACCGTAAAAGATCTTATACCCTATATCACAACTAGGGGTATCAAGGTATGGGAGAAAGATGAAGTATATGAAGAAATAAAAAATCTCATAGCAGAAATGTTTTATATAAATCAAGTTTTAATCACACCAGATTCACATATAATTGATGATCTGGGTTTGGCTTGA
- a CDS encoding nucleoside deaminase → MRIEPFECRLTLPAWVWEEMAALPDRLETREERVAAVIRFARLNTERGTGGPFAAGVFERDSGQVLMLAVNRVVPLACSSLHAEIMALSLAQARLGCFDLGAQGLPVFELVVNWMPCAMCFGAVLWSGVRSLVVAGSGPEMAAMTGFDEGPLPPDWQDQLARRGIAFHGDVAREAALDAFRAFVASGAAVYNGRQGRL, encoded by the coding sequence ATGCGCATTGAGCCCTTTGAGTGCCGGCTGACGCTGCCGGCCTGGGTCTGGGAGGAAATGGCGGCCCTGCCGGATCGCCTGGAAACCCGGGAGGAGCGGGTGGCTGCTGTCATCCGTTTCGCCCGGCTGAACACGGAGCGGGGAACCGGCGGGCCCTTTGCCGCAGGCGTCTTCGAGCGAGATTCCGGGCAGGTGCTGATGCTGGCGGTCAATCGGGTGGTGCCCCTGGCCTGCTCGTCCCTGCACGCGGAGATCATGGCGCTTTCGCTGGCGCAGGCGCGGCTGGGCTGCTTTGATCTGGGGGCGCAGGGCCTGCCGGTCTTTGAGCTGGTGGTCAACTGGATGCCCTGCGCCATGTGCTTTGGCGCCGTGCTGTGGTCTGGCGTCCGCTCCCTGGTGGTGGCCGGCTCCGGCCCGGAGATGGCGGCCATGACCGGCTTTGATGAAGGCCCCCTGCCGCCGGACTGGCAGGATCAACTCGCCCGGCGGGGCATTGCCTTTCATGGCGATGTGGCCAGGGAGGCGGCGCTCGATGCCTTCCGTGCATTCGTCGCCAGTGGTGCAGCGGTGTACAACGGCAGGCAGGGCAGGCTCTGA
- the pyrF gene encoding orotidine-5'-phosphate decarboxylase → MHDIPLNERIIFALDFSTPQEARAWVDRLDGQVRFFKVGLQLFLAGWWPIIDYITDRGNKVMVDLKFFDIPETVALAVAQLRDRHVTFATVHGNDPIIRAAVASRGDDLKILAVTVLTSFDETDMRAMGMQGRVEDLVLMRARKALDLHCDGVVASAREARVLSGLDRNFIVVTPGIRPGANIDVIQNDDQKRVATARAAISDGADYVVIGRPISRAPDPLAAVAEIQREIGEALGGRP, encoded by the coding sequence ATGCACGATATTCCCCTGAATGAACGCATCATTTTCGCCCTTGATTTTTCCACGCCGCAGGAGGCCAGAGCCTGGGTTGACCGTCTGGATGGACAGGTCAGATTTTTCAAGGTAGGACTGCAACTGTTTCTTGCCGGCTGGTGGCCAATCATCGACTACATCACCGACCGGGGCAACAAGGTCATGGTGGATCTCAAGTTTTTTGACATTCCGGAGACGGTTGCCCTGGCGGTGGCACAGTTGCGGGACCGGCATGTGACCTTTGCCACCGTCCACGGCAATGACCCCATCATCCGGGCTGCGGTGGCCAGCCGCGGCGATGATTTGAAAATTCTGGCGGTGACCGTGCTCACCAGTTTCGACGAGACCGACATGCGGGCCATGGGCATGCAGGGCAGGGTGGAGGATCTGGTCCTCATGCGGGCGCGCAAGGCGCTGGACCTGCATTGCGACGGCGTAGTCGCCTCGGCCCGCGAGGCCAGGGTCCTGAGCGGGCTTGACCGGAATTTCATTGTCGTTACGCCCGGCATCCGGCCCGGCGCCAACATCGACGTGATTCAAAACGACGACCAGAAGCGGGTGGCCACGGCCAGAGCGGCCATCAGCGATGGCGCGGACTATGTGGTCATCGGCCGGCCCATCAGCCGTGCCCCCGATCCGCTGGCCGCTGTGGCGGAGATTCAGCGGGAAATCGGCGAAGCGCTGGGTGGCAGGCCTTAG
- a CDS encoding iron-containing alcohol dehydrogenase family protein, whose protein sequence is MYRNFRIVPNIIFGRGAFNQLGDILKPKRSSGGSMVFIMDRVFSGKPLESRLPVAEHDLVIPVNVDDEPKTKYVDALTAQVKAHTAKACGVIGIGGGSSMDLAKAVALMLTNPGSSVDYQGWDLIRNPAVYHVAVPTLAGTGAEISRTAVLTGPEKKLGLNSDYTLFDQVLLDPELTAGAPKNQWFYTGMDCYIHDIESLHGTYLNAFSKAYGEKSLELCRQVFLEEHEDSADRLMMASYFGGMSIAYSQVGACHALSYGLSFVLGTHHGVGCCIAFNVLDDIYPEGVREFREMMTRQEVPLPQQLTRGLSDQDMDTMVKVALGLEPLWENCLGKDWRNHMTPARARELFSRM, encoded by the coding sequence ATGTACAGAAATTTTAGAATCGTTCCCAACATCATCTTTGGCCGCGGGGCATTCAATCAGCTTGGCGACATTCTGAAACCCAAACGCAGCTCCGGCGGCAGCATGGTTTTCATCATGGACCGGGTCTTTTCGGGCAAGCCCCTGGAATCCCGGCTGCCGGTGGCGGAGCATGACCTGGTCATCCCGGTCAATGTGGATGACGAACCCAAGACCAAATACGTGGATGCGCTCACGGCTCAGGTCAAGGCGCACACAGCCAAAGCCTGTGGCGTTATCGGTATCGGCGGCGGTTCCAGCATGGATCTGGCCAAGGCCGTGGCCCTGATGCTCACCAACCCCGGTTCCTCCGTGGACTACCAGGGCTGGGACCTTATCAGGAATCCGGCGGTCTATCACGTGGCCGTGCCCACGCTGGCCGGCACGGGCGCAGAAATTTCCCGTACCGCCGTGCTGACCGGGCCGGAAAAGAAACTGGGCCTCAACTCGGACTACACGCTGTTCGATCAGGTCCTGCTCGATCCGGAACTCACTGCGGGCGCACCGAAAAATCAGTGGTTTTACACCGGCATGGACTGCTACATCCACGACATCGAGTCGCTGCACGGCACCTACCTGAACGCCTTCAGCAAGGCGTACGGCGAGAAGTCTCTGGAACTGTGCCGCCAGGTTTTTCTGGAGGAGCACGAGGACAGCGCCGACAGGCTGATGATGGCCTCCTATTTCGGCGGCATGAGCATCGCCTATTCCCAGGTCGGCGCCTGCCACGCCCTGTCCTACGGTCTGTCCTTTGTCCTGGGGACGCACCACGGTGTGGGCTGTTGCATCGCCTTCAATGTGCTGGACGACATCTATCCGGAAGGCGTGCGCGAGTTTCGCGAGATGATGACGCGGCAGGAGGTGCCTCTGCCGCAGCAGCTCACCCGGGGCCTGAGCGATCAGGACATGGACACCATGGTCAAGGTGGCCCTGGGCCTGGAACCGCTCTGGGAAAACTGCCTGGGCAAGGATTGGCGCAACCACATGACCCCGGCCCGCGCCCGCGAGCTGTTTAGCCGGATGTAA
- a CDS encoding MBL fold metallo-hydrolase RNA specificity domain-containing protein, translating into MQIAFHGAARNVTGSCHLIECSGRRILLDCGLYQGMNGSAANQAEHFGFDPAAVDFLILSHAHLDHCGRIPLLVKNGFRGRILCSSATRELAKLVMLDSAHIQEEDARYQNYKANKHKKRFTAVEPLYTTVDALAALDFFMDLPRWEQPYELAPGLSVTLYDAGHILGSACILLDLEENGERRRVLFSGDLGSDGRAILPNPARPPRVDTVIMESTYGDREHKDLQSSVAELYGVINETIAGQGNVLIPSFALERSQEIIYYLREGMEQGRLPAGLRVYLDSPMAISATEIFRRHQECFDEETWKVLMSGRDPLSLPGLVFTKGNADSMALKNVEGAVIMAGSGMATGGRILHHLRNHLWKKTSALVFVGFAAKGTLARAIIDGADEVRVFQEQIAVNASVHTINGFSAHADQKELLAWHRESGAKRTFLVHGEEKAMQSFAGLLQDTQVVMPELHESYPL; encoded by the coding sequence ATGCAGATTGCCTTTCACGGCGCGGCCCGCAACGTCACCGGTTCCTGCCATCTGATCGAATGCAGCGGCAGGCGCATCCTTTTGGATTGCGGTCTCTATCAGGGCATGAACGGTTCGGCGGCCAATCAGGCCGAACACTTTGGCTTTGATCCGGCTGCCGTGGACTTCCTCATCCTGAGCCATGCCCATCTGGACCACTGTGGCCGCATTCCGCTCCTGGTGAAAAACGGGTTCCGGGGCCGCATTCTGTGCTCATCCGCCACCCGCGAACTGGCCAAGCTGGTCATGCTGGATTCGGCGCACATCCAGGAAGAGGATGCGAGATACCAGAACTACAAGGCCAACAAACACAAAAAGCGCTTCACCGCCGTGGAGCCGCTCTACACCACTGTGGATGCCCTGGCCGCGCTGGATTTCTTCATGGATCTGCCCCGCTGGGAACAGCCCTACGAGCTGGCGCCTGGCCTGAGCGTCACGCTCTACGATGCGGGGCATATTCTGGGCTCGGCCTGTATCCTGCTGGATCTGGAAGAAAATGGCGAAAGGCGGCGCGTGCTCTTCTCGGGCGATCTGGGCTCGGACGGCCGGGCCATTCTGCCCAATCCGGCCAGGCCGCCCAGGGTGGACACGGTCATCATGGAAAGCACCTACGGCGACCGGGAGCACAAGGATTTGCAGTCCTCGGTGGCTGAACTCTACGGGGTCATCAACGAGACCATCGCAGGCCAGGGCAATGTGCTCATCCCCAGTTTCGCCCTGGAGCGCAGCCAGGAAATCATCTACTATCTTCGAGAGGGCATGGAGCAGGGCCGGCTGCCGGCAGGCCTTCGGGTCTATCTCGACTCGCCCATGGCCATCTCTGCCACCGAAATTTTCCGCCGGCATCAGGAATGCTTTGACGAAGAGACCTGGAAGGTGCTGATGAGCGGCCGCGACCCCCTGAGCCTGCCCGGCCTGGTGTTTACCAAGGGCAATGCCGATTCCATGGCGCTCAAGAATGTGGAAGGCGCGGTCATCATGGCCGGCTCCGGCATGGCGACGGGCGGCCGCATTCTGCACCATCTGCGCAACCACCTGTGGAAAAAGACAAGCGCGCTGGTCTTCGTGGGTTTTGCCGCCAAAGGCACGCTGGCCCGCGCCATCATCGACGGTGCCGATGAGGTGCGCGTCTTTCAGGAGCAGATCGCGGTCAACGCGAGCGTGCACACCATCAACGGCTTCTCCGCCCACGCTGACCAGAAGGAGCTGCTGGCCTGGCATCGGGAAAGCGGCGCCAAACGCACTTTCCTGGTTCACGGCGAGGAAAAGGCCATGCAGAGCTTTGCCGGCCTGCTGCAGGATACCCAGGTGGTGATGCCCGAGCTGCACGAGAGCTACCCGCTGTGA
- a CDS encoding thioredoxin family protein, giving the protein MKKTLPDALPLGAEAPDFALPDATSGKVVRLAACRGPAGLLLLFLCNRCPLVRLIRRELAMLCREYGARGIGAVAINANSGTRPEESRAATSAVAADWELPFCYLYDAGRHTARAYGAVCTPDIFLFDASGRLFYHGAFDEARPNRRIPVSGRLLREALKALLAGSPPPPDQKPSVGCPITWQAENGIAGS; this is encoded by the coding sequence ATGAAAAAAACATTGCCAGATGCCCTCCCTCTGGGAGCGGAAGCGCCGGACTTTGCCCTGCCCGATGCGACAAGCGGCAAAGTGGTGCGGCTGGCCGCGTGCCGGGGCCCAGCCGGTTTGTTACTGCTCTTTCTCTGCAACCGCTGTCCGCTGGTGCGGCTGATTCGCCGGGAACTGGCGATGCTGTGCCGGGAATACGGAGCCAGGGGCATCGGGGCGGTGGCCATCAATGCCAATTCCGGTACGCGGCCCGAGGAAAGCCGGGCCGCCACCAGCGCGGTGGCGGCAGACTGGGAGCTGCCCTTTTGCTACCTCTACGATGCAGGCCGGCATACGGCCAGGGCCTATGGCGCTGTGTGCACGCCGGATATTTTTCTCTTCGACGCTTCAGGCCGCCTCTTCTATCACGGCGCCTTTGACGAGGCCCGGCCAAACAGGCGGATTCCGGTGAGCGGCCGCTTGCTGCGAGAGGCCCTGAAGGCGCTGCTGGCCGGCTCGCCGCCACCGCCTGACCAGAAGCCCAGTGTGGGCTGCCCCATCACATGGCAGGCAGAAAACGGGATCGCGGGATCGTAA
- the rlmKL gene encoding bifunctional 23S rRNA (guanine(2069)-N(7))-methyltransferase RlmK/23S rRNA (guanine(2445)-N(2))-methyltransferase RlmL: MQPNHDTRIRKSRTFAFAATCATGLEKLVAQEMSQCGAENPRVSPGAITWTAASLASAYRACLWSRFASRILLELARFDATNTDALYAHAGEVLWDEHLSLGKTFAVSCTLVNSAIDHSQFAALRVKDAIVDQFRRRFGRRPNVDTLNPSVRLHLHIQGSSARLSLDLSGDSLHRRGYRQDTGAAPLKETLAAALVRLSGWLDHVDAEPVLLDPMCGGGTILIEAALMLMGSAPGLTRKRFGFMGWNRHDASLWEHLVAEALEKEGTGGADKMPQFIGYDADPRAVAAARKNVIAAGLRDLIVIHQRELARLQSPARAGCLITNPPYGERLSDRESARYLYRALGRCYRERFPGWRLAFFTANPEFADVPAVLWEQEHQLFNGPLKCRLLVGHESRPALPEKTGAVAIWQPRALAPGSAGEDFANRLRKNFAALSDWLEREQVSCFRLYDADLPDFNFAVDCYEEWIQVQEYGAPAGIDENRALERRQTAIAVLREVMGAKRDQIFIKTRRRQKGPGQYQRQHDKPGRLFEVREGGGRFLVNFTDYLDTGLFLDHRPIRCRIRELAAGRSFLNLFGYTGTATVFAALGGASATTTVDASESYLARAAANLALNGLGGPLHQLVQADCLSWLRESQEQYGLIFGDPPTFSNSKSKLPESRADSRGGQWQNGKSSGKWADRDAKGGRWSGKDGRPGKWDRGPAGKGERPGQFRTEERDAGRETRATFDIQRDHGKLLHLAMQHLSPGGLLIFSTNFRKFELEARIAQEALVEEISAATIPPDFRRNPRIHRVWEFRQK; encoded by the coding sequence ATGCAGCCAAACCACGATACCCGCATCAGAAAAAGCAGAACCTTCGCCTTTGCCGCCACCTGCGCCACCGGGCTGGAAAAGCTGGTGGCCCAGGAAATGAGCCAGTGCGGTGCGGAAAACCCGCGCGTGAGCCCCGGCGCCATCACCTGGACGGCCGCCTCGCTGGCCAGCGCTTACCGCGCCTGCCTGTGGTCGCGCTTTGCCTCCCGTATCCTCCTGGAGCTGGCCCGCTTTGACGCGACCAATACCGACGCCCTCTACGCGCACGCCGGCGAAGTGCTGTGGGATGAACACCTGAGCCTGGGCAAAACCTTTGCCGTGTCCTGCACGCTCGTCAACTCGGCCATCGACCATTCGCAGTTTGCCGCGCTGCGCGTGAAGGACGCCATTGTGGACCAGTTCCGGCGGCGTTTCGGCAGGCGCCCCAATGTGGACACCCTGAACCCCAGCGTGCGCCTGCACCTGCACATTCAGGGCAGCTCCGCCAGGCTTTCTCTGGATCTGTCCGGAGACAGCCTGCACCGCCGCGGCTATCGCCAGGACACCGGTGCAGCGCCGCTGAAGGAGACCCTCGCGGCCGCGCTGGTTCGGCTTTCCGGCTGGCTGGACCATGTGGATGCGGAACCCGTTCTGCTCGATCCCATGTGCGGCGGCGGCACGATCCTCATCGAGGCCGCGCTGATGCTCATGGGCAGCGCACCGGGCCTGACCCGCAAACGCTTCGGCTTCATGGGCTGGAACCGGCACGACGCCAGCCTCTGGGAACATCTGGTGGCCGAGGCGCTGGAAAAGGAGGGCACAGGCGGTGCGGACAAGATGCCGCAGTTCATCGGCTACGACGCCGATCCGCGGGCCGTGGCCGCAGCCAGGAAAAACGTGATTGCCGCCGGCCTGAGAGACCTCATTGTCATCCACCAGCGCGAACTGGCCAGACTGCAAAGTCCCGCCCGCGCCGGCTGCCTCATCACCAATCCGCCCTACGGCGAACGGCTCTCGGACAGGGAAAGCGCCCGCTACCTCTACCGTGCCCTGGGCCGCTGCTATCGGGAAAGATTTCCGGGCTGGCGACTGGCCTTTTTCACCGCCAACCCCGAATTTGCCGATGTGCCGGCAGTCCTCTGGGAGCAGGAGCACCAGCTCTTCAACGGCCCGCTCAAATGCCGGCTGTTGGTGGGCCACGAAAGCCGGCCCGCCCTGCCGGAGAAGACCGGCGCCGTGGCCATCTGGCAGCCCAGGGCACTGGCACCCGGCAGCGCGGGCGAGGATTTTGCCAATCGCCTGCGCAAGAATTTTGCCGCCCTCTCGGACTGGCTGGAGCGCGAGCAGGTGAGCTGTTTCCGGCTCTACGACGCCGATCTGCCGGATTTCAACTTTGCGGTGGACTGCTACGAGGAGTGGATTCAGGTGCAGGAATACGGCGCGCCCGCAGGCATTGACGAGAACAGGGCCCTGGAGCGACGGCAAACGGCGATTGCGGTTCTGCGCGAAGTCATGGGCGCGAAACGGGACCAGATCTTCATCAAGACCCGCAGGCGTCAGAAAGGCCCGGGCCAGTACCAGAGGCAGCACGACAAGCCGGGCCGCCTCTTTGAGGTGCGGGAGGGCGGCGGCCGCTTTCTGGTCAACTTTACCGACTACCTGGACACCGGTCTGTTTCTGGATCACCGGCCCATCCGTTGCCGCATCCGCGAGCTGGCGGCAGGCAGGAGCTTTCTGAATCTCTTCGGCTATACCGGCACAGCCACGGTCTTTGCCGCGCTGGGCGGGGCCAGCGCCACCACCACGGTGGATGCCTCGGAAAGCTATCTGGCGCGGGCCGCGGCCAATCTGGCCCTGAACGGTCTGGGCGGACCGCTGCACCAACTGGTGCAGGCCGACTGCCTGAGCTGGCTCAGGGAAAGCCAGGAGCAATACGGTCTGATCTTTGGGGATCCGCCCACCTTTTCCAACAGCAAGAGCAAGCTGCCGGAGAGCAGGGCGGACAGCAGGGGCGGACAGTGGCAAAACGGCAAAAGCAGCGGCAAATGGGCAGACCGGGACGCAAAAGGCGGCCGGTGGAGCGGAAAGGACGGACGGCCCGGCAAGTGGGACAGGGGCCCGGCCGGCAAAGGAGAGAGGCCGGGGCAGTTCCGGACGGAAGAGCGCGACGCCGGGCGCGAAACCCGCGCCACCTTTGACATCCAGCGCGACCACGGCAAGCTCCTGCATCTGGCGATGCAGCATCTCAGTCCTGGCGGGCTGCTCATCTTCTCCACCAATTTCCGCAAATTCGAGCTGGAAGCGCGCATAGCCCAAGAGGCGCTCGTAGAAGAAATCAGCGCTGCCACCATCCCGCCCGACTTCAGAAGAAACCCGCGCATTCACCGGGTCTGGGAATTCCGGCAGAAGTAA